A stretch of the Anaeromyxobacter sp. genome encodes the following:
- a CDS encoding HAMP domain-containing protein — protein sequence MTLRLKLFILIAGAIFFATTGVTAVALWREVIRGQELLAREGVALASTAASAASHWLQPGGVVAPGGEEALPVVLRRLMDSAPLDRAWVVDRAGRVLACQSRTDEGCPEGVQPSEFLSADWPLQALKRLIQPEGIVASAPVLHAGEVVGAVRVDFAHEEVVGSARDLALGASLVGAFWIAMGLGMAVIFISSVTKPLLRLVDAAGNLAEERGVQLEVPEDRETADLVRAFNHMSTRLEERRAENQRLISELERRVEEKTREVLKADRLATLGGIAAGFAHEIGNSLNVIRGYAAVAERELPEAHPNRPDVHAIRRETARAAELLERFLVFARARASQAFAQPVEPVLREAVEVVGPAAAQAKVERVLELAEGLPWVVIDAGLLRQAFLNLCVNAVQAMTPGGGRLTASARHEGGQVVVELRDTGPGLPPDAAKRIFEPFFTTKAEGTGLGLAIVRQAAEAHGGTVEVESAPGQGATFRLRLPVARAQDLEQAGPAGDGEAT from the coding sequence GTGACCCTCCGCCTCAAGCTCTTCATCCTCATCGCCGGCGCCATCTTCTTCGCCACCACCGGGGTGACGGCGGTGGCCCTGTGGCGCGAGGTGATCCGCGGCCAGGAGCTGCTGGCGCGCGAGGGGGTGGCGCTGGCCTCCACCGCCGCCAGCGCCGCGTCCCACTGGCTGCAGCCCGGCGGGGTGGTGGCGCCGGGCGGCGAGGAGGCGCTGCCGGTGGTGCTGCGGCGGCTCATGGACTCGGCCCCGCTCGACCGGGCCTGGGTGGTGGACCGCGCCGGCCGGGTGCTGGCCTGCCAGAGCCGCACCGACGAGGGCTGCCCGGAGGGCGTGCAGCCCTCCGAGTTCCTCTCGGCCGACTGGCCGCTGCAGGCGCTCAAGCGGCTCATCCAGCCGGAGGGGATCGTGGCCAGCGCCCCGGTGCTGCACGCCGGCGAGGTGGTGGGCGCGGTGCGGGTGGACTTCGCCCACGAGGAGGTGGTGGGCAGCGCCCGCGACCTGGCCCTGGGCGCCAGCCTGGTGGGCGCCTTCTGGATCGCCATGGGCCTGGGCATGGCGGTGATCTTCATCTCCTCGGTGACCAAGCCGCTGCTGCGGCTGGTGGACGCGGCCGGCAACCTGGCCGAGGAGCGGGGGGTGCAGCTCGAGGTGCCGGAGGACCGCGAGACCGCCGACCTGGTGCGGGCCTTCAACCACATGTCGACCCGCCTGGAGGAGCGGCGCGCCGAGAACCAGCGGCTCATCTCCGAGCTGGAGCGGCGCGTCGAGGAGAAGACCCGCGAGGTGCTCAAGGCCGACCGGCTGGCCACCCTGGGCGGCATCGCCGCCGGCTTCGCCCACGAGATCGGCAACTCGCTCAACGTCATCCGCGGCTACGCGGCGGTGGCCGAGCGGGAGCTGCCGGAGGCGCACCCCAACCGCCCCGACGTGCACGCCATCCGGCGCGAGACGGCGCGGGCCGCCGAGCTGCTGGAGCGCTTCCTGGTCTTCGCCCGGGCCCGCGCCAGCCAGGCCTTCGCCCAGCCCGTCGAGCCGGTGCTGCGCGAGGCGGTCGAGGTGGTGGGTCCGGCGGCGGCCCAGGCCAAGGTGGAGCGGGTGCTGGAGCTGGCGGAGGGGCTGCCCTGGGTGGTCATCGACGCCGGCCTGCTGCGCCAGGCCTTCCTCAACCTGTGCGTCAACGCGGTGCAGGCCATGACGCCCGGCGGCGGCCGGCTCACCGCCAGCGCCCGGCACGAGGGCGGCCAGGTGGTGGTGGAGCTGCGCGACACCGGCCCGGGCTTGCCCCCCGACGCGGCCAAGCGCATCTTCGAGCCCTTCTTCACCACCAAGGCCGAGGGCACCGGGCTGGGCCTGGCCATCGTGCGGCAGGCGGCCGAGGCCCACGGCGGCACCGTCGAGGTGGAGAGCGCCCCGGGCCAGGGGGCCACCTTCCGGCTCCGCCTGCCGGTGGCGCGCGCGCAGGATCTCGAGCAGGCGGGCCCGGCCGGCGACGGGGAGGCGACCTAA
- a CDS encoding rod shape-determining protein: MLDWLHNILSRDLAIDLGTANTLIYIRGEGIVSNEPSVVAVQQDARGGRKVLAVGKEAKEMLGRTPGNIVAIRPMKDGVIADFEVTAAMLRHFITTAHNRRSFVKPRIIIGIPSGITEVEKRAVREAAESAGAREVYLIEQPMAAAIGAGLPITEPSGNMIVDIGGGTSDVAVISLGGIVYSRSVRVAGDKMDEAIIQHIKRKYNLLIGERTAELIKMGIGTAYPTEEELTMDVKGRDLVAGVPRTLTVSSSEIREALSEPINGIVEAVKVTLERTPPELAGDIADRGIVLAGGGALLKNLDVLLREETGLPVFLAEDPLSAVVIGAGKALEELDILRQVTASNR; this comes from the coding sequence GTGCTCGACTGGCTCCACAACATCCTCTCCCGCGATCTGGCGATCGATCTCGGGACCGCCAACACCCTCATCTACATCCGCGGCGAGGGCATCGTCTCCAACGAGCCCTCGGTGGTGGCCGTGCAGCAGGACGCGCGCGGCGGCCGCAAGGTGCTGGCGGTCGGCAAGGAGGCCAAGGAGATGCTGGGCCGCACGCCCGGCAACATCGTCGCCATCCGGCCCATGAAGGACGGCGTCATCGCCGACTTCGAGGTGACCGCGGCCATGCTGCGGCACTTCATCACCACCGCCCACAACCGGCGCTCCTTCGTGAAGCCGCGCATCATCATCGGCATCCCCTCGGGCATCACCGAGGTGGAGAAGCGCGCCGTGCGCGAGGCCGCCGAGAGCGCCGGGGCGCGCGAGGTCTACCTCATCGAGCAGCCCATGGCCGCGGCCATCGGCGCCGGCCTGCCCATCACCGAGCCGTCCGGCAACATGATCGTGGACATCGGCGGCGGCACCTCCGACGTGGCGGTCATCTCGCTGGGGGGCATCGTCTACAGCCGCTCGGTGCGCGTCGCCGGCGACAAGATGGACGAGGCGATCATCCAGCACATCAAGCGCAAGTACAACCTGCTCATCGGCGAGCGCACCGCCGAGCTCATCAAGATGGGGATCGGCACCGCCTACCCCACCGAGGAGGAGCTCACCATGGACGTGAAGGGGCGCGACCTGGTGGCCGGCGTGCCGCGCACCCTGACGGTCAGCTCGTCCGAGATCCGCGAGGCGCTCTCCGAGCCCATCAACGGCATCGTCGAGGCGGTCAAGGTGACGCTCGAGCGGACCCCGCCCGAGCTGGCCGGCGACATCGCCGACCGCGGCATCGTGCTGGCCGGCGGCGGCGCGCTGCTCAAGAACCTCGACGTGCTGCTGCGCGAGGAGACCGGCCTGCCGGTCTTCCTGGCCGAGGACCCGCTCTCCGCCGTGGTCATCGGCGCCGGCAAGGCGCTCGAGGAGCTGGACATCCTCCGGCAGGTCACCGCCTCCAACCGCTGA
- a CDS encoding protein kinase — protein sequence MSRPSPSPCSTCGYQVQVASGAVNFCPACGEDLRGGASERTATQALLGAVVADRYRLLSLLGEGGMGAVYKAEHIRMGKVLALKLLRGAFARDEGAVARFRSEAQIVSRLSHPHTIAVFDFGELPGGDGFYLAMEYVPGRDLATVLHEQGALPEARVVALGQQVLGSLAEAHDAGVVHRDIKPANVMLLATRAGEDFVKVLDFGIAKLRDDPAALSTTSAGAIIGTPSYLSPEQARGEPLDGRADLYSVGALLYELVSGRPPFHGMSPLAMVSAHLRDPPRPLDQVAPGVSEGLAAVIHRALEKRPADRFASADEMRAALTAVASTAPGGRPPTPRPPTGGGAAATTGGLALASREDFEAFEREVIRLRRSRVVAPWSVVLLLLAAGLVAWRWADVYAVLQVRAPALVQALPASLRPADHVDGEEHEPNNVPPQATSLPLPPGPDGAPGGGLALVRGHVGAKVSDSSGDLDVYRVVVPAGAAGSVLEATFEGERAGEGIRGLDVALSLNRQRQEGSERTSAPLVAGADEGGPGQPERLRAAVEPGTYFLAVREKHAEATGPVEKPTDWYHLTVRLTRPTPGEVAGGAAPGPGAPTGPVPPAATP from the coding sequence ATGTCGCGGCCGTCCCCGTCTCCCTGCTCCACGTGCGGCTACCAGGTGCAGGTGGCCTCCGGGGCGGTCAACTTCTGCCCCGCCTGCGGCGAGGACCTGCGCGGCGGGGCGTCGGAGCGGACCGCCACCCAGGCGCTGCTCGGCGCGGTGGTGGCGGACCGCTACCGGCTCCTCTCGCTGCTCGGCGAGGGCGGCATGGGCGCGGTCTACAAGGCCGAGCACATCCGCATGGGCAAGGTGCTGGCGCTCAAGCTGCTGCGCGGCGCCTTCGCCCGCGACGAGGGGGCGGTGGCCCGCTTCCGCTCCGAGGCGCAGATCGTCTCGCGCCTCTCCCACCCGCACACCATCGCGGTCTTCGACTTCGGCGAGCTGCCCGGCGGCGACGGCTTCTACCTGGCCATGGAGTACGTGCCGGGGCGCGACCTGGCCACCGTGCTGCACGAGCAGGGGGCCCTGCCGGAGGCGCGCGTGGTGGCCCTGGGGCAGCAGGTGCTGGGCTCGCTGGCGGAGGCGCACGACGCCGGGGTGGTCCACCGCGACATCAAGCCGGCCAACGTGATGCTGCTGGCGACGCGGGCCGGCGAGGACTTCGTCAAGGTGCTGGACTTCGGCATCGCCAAGCTGCGCGACGACCCGGCTGCCCTCTCCACCACCTCGGCCGGCGCCATCATCGGCACCCCCAGCTACCTCTCGCCCGAGCAGGCCCGCGGCGAGCCGCTCGACGGCCGCGCCGACCTCTACTCGGTGGGCGCGCTGCTCTACGAGCTGGTGTCGGGCCGCCCGCCGTTCCACGGCATGAGCCCGCTGGCCATGGTCTCCGCCCACCTGCGCGACCCGCCGCGGCCGCTCGACCAGGTGGCGCCGGGGGTCTCCGAGGGGCTGGCCGCGGTGATCCACCGGGCGCTGGAGAAGCGGCCGGCCGACCGCTTCGCCTCTGCGGACGAGATGCGCGCCGCCCTCACGGCGGTGGCCTCGACCGCGCCCGGCGGGCGGCCGCCCACGCCGCGCCCGCCCACCGGCGGCGGCGCCGCCGCCACCACCGGCGGGCTGGCCCTGGCCAGCCGCGAGGACTTCGAGGCCTTCGAGCGCGAGGTGATCCGGCTGCGGCGCAGCCGGGTGGTGGCGCCCTGGTCGGTCGTGCTGCTGCTGCTGGCGGCCGGGCTGGTGGCCTGGCGCTGGGCCGACGTCTACGCCGTCCTGCAGGTCCGCGCTCCGGCGCTGGTGCAGGCCCTGCCGGCCTCGCTCCGGCCGGCCGACCACGTGGACGGCGAGGAGCACGAGCCCAACAACGTGCCGCCGCAGGCCACCAGCCTGCCGCTCCCGCCGGGGCCCGACGGGGCGCCCGGCGGCGGGCTGGCGCTGGTGCGGGGCCATGTGGGGGCCAAGGTCTCCGACAGCTCGGGCGACCTCGACGTCTACCGGGTGGTGGTGCCCGCCGGCGCGGCCGGGTCGGTGCTGGAGGCCACCTTCGAGGGTGAGCGGGCCGGCGAGGGGATCCGCGGCCTCGACGTGGCCCTGTCGCTCAACCGGCAGCGCCAGGAGGGGTCCGAGCGGACCAGCGCGCCGCTGGTGGCCGGCGCCGACGAGGGGGGGCCGGGCCAGCCGGAGCGGCTGCGCGCCGCGGTGGAGCCGGGCACCTACTTCCTGGCGGTGCGCGAGAAGCACGCCGAGGCCACCGGACCGGTGGAGAAGCCCACCGACTGGTACCACCTGACGGTGCGCCTGACCCGGCCGACGCCCGGGGAGGTGGCCGGTGGCGCGGCGCCCGGGCCAGGGGCGCCGACCGGGCCGGTCCCGCCAGCCGCCACGCCCTAG
- the amrS gene encoding AmmeMemoRadiSam system radical SAM enzyme, with protein sequence MSGPAPHPARWWHALPDGRLQCDLCPRDCRLRDGQRGFCFVRQRSGDGLVSTTWGRSSGFCVDPIEKKPLHHFYPGSSVLSFGTAGCNLGCRFCQNWDLSRATALDRLMDQATPEQVAARAVALGCRSVAFTYNDPVVFAEYAIDVAEACRARGVKTVAVTAGYVRAAPRLELFGRMDAANVDLKAFTEGFYRRLCLGHLAPVLETLEVLVKSLGVWTEITTLLIPGQNDGEAEVAALAGWIAEHLGPDVPLHFSAFHPDFQLADLPATPPATLARARRQALAAGLRHVYTGNVHDLEGDATSCAGCGKVVIARDWYELLDYRLTPEGRCQACGRTLAGRFDAAPGRFGRRRVPVRLAG encoded by the coding sequence GTGAGCGGCCCGGCCCCGCACCCGGCCCGCTGGTGGCACGCCCTGCCCGACGGCCGGCTCCAGTGCGACCTGTGCCCGCGCGACTGCCGGCTGCGCGACGGGCAGCGCGGCTTCTGCTTCGTGCGCCAGCGGTCCGGCGACGGGCTGGTGTCCACCACCTGGGGCCGGTCCTCCGGCTTCTGCGTGGACCCCATCGAGAAGAAGCCGCTCCACCACTTCTACCCGGGCTCCAGCGTGCTCTCCTTCGGCACCGCCGGCTGCAACCTGGGCTGCCGCTTCTGCCAGAACTGGGACCTCTCCAGGGCCACCGCCCTGGACCGGCTGATGGACCAGGCCACGCCGGAGCAGGTGGCGGCGCGGGCGGTGGCGCTCGGGTGCCGCAGCGTGGCCTTCACCTACAACGATCCGGTGGTCTTCGCCGAGTACGCCATCGACGTGGCGGAGGCCTGCCGCGCCCGCGGCGTGAAGACCGTGGCGGTCACCGCCGGCTACGTGCGCGCCGCCCCGCGCCTGGAGCTCTTCGGGCGCATGGACGCCGCCAACGTGGACCTGAAGGCCTTCACCGAGGGCTTCTACCGGAGGCTGTGCCTGGGCCACCTGGCGCCGGTGCTGGAGACCCTGGAGGTGCTGGTGAAGTCGCTGGGGGTCTGGACCGAGATCACCACCTTGCTCATCCCGGGCCAGAACGACGGCGAGGCCGAGGTGGCGGCGCTGGCCGGCTGGATCGCCGAGCACCTGGGCCCCGACGTGCCGCTGCACTTCTCGGCCTTCCACCCCGACTTCCAGCTCGCCGACCTGCCGGCCACGCCGCCGGCCACCCTGGCGCGGGCCCGCCGCCAGGCCCTGGCGGCCGGGCTGCGCCACGTCTACACGGGCAACGTGCACGACCTGGAGGGGGACGCCACCAGCTGCGCCGGCTGCGGCAAGGTGGTCATCGCCCGCGACTGGTACGAGCTGCTCGACTACCGGCTGACGCCGGAGGGGCGCTGCCAGGCCTGCGGCCGGACCCTGGCCGGCCGCTTCGACGCCGCCCCCGGCCGCTTCGGGCGGCGGCGCGTCCCGGTGCGCCTGGCGGGCTGA
- a CDS encoding aminoglycoside phosphotransferase family protein → MPTTLPAPGEVSTEALAQAVGRLLPGARLLSAEPLGAERPGAVARKATGYGRPVKLQVELPGGERRALVFRTAAPDEFGHDRRSDRTAELQLSFDTFELVPDHVLPLDVGALTPGGLTSLRGAGEPYLITDFAEGRLYADDLRALARDDVAPLDLDRARALARWLARLHATRLEDPVAWRRAVRDLVGSGEGIFGLVDAYPPAVPGARPAALQALERQALDWRWRLRDRADRLRRIHGDFHPFNLLFDAGLGLTVLDASRGAAGDPADDVTALSVNYLFFALQAPGRWRRGFAPLWTAFWETYLSHAGEAVLEAAPPFLAWRALVLCCPRFYPDLPATTREALLAWAGRVAARDRFDPALAAELFP, encoded by the coding sequence ATGCCCACCACCCTGCCGGCCCCGGGCGAGGTGTCCACCGAGGCCCTGGCCCAGGCGGTGGGTCGGCTCCTGCCCGGCGCCCGGCTGCTGTCGGCCGAGCCGCTGGGGGCCGAGCGCCCCGGGGCCGTGGCGCGCAAGGCCACCGGGTACGGCCGGCCGGTGAAGCTGCAGGTCGAGCTGCCCGGCGGCGAGCGCCGGGCCCTGGTCTTCCGCACCGCCGCGCCCGACGAGTTCGGCCACGATCGGCGCTCCGACCGGACCGCCGAGCTGCAGCTGTCCTTCGACACCTTCGAGCTGGTCCCGGACCACGTCCTGCCGCTCGACGTGGGCGCCCTGACGCCCGGGGGGCTCACCTCGCTGCGCGGGGCGGGCGAGCCCTACCTCATCACCGACTTCGCCGAGGGGCGGCTCTACGCCGACGACCTGCGCGCCCTGGCCCGCGACGACGTGGCGCCGCTCGACCTGGACCGCGCCCGGGCGCTGGCCCGCTGGCTGGCCCGCCTGCACGCCACCCGGCTGGAGGACCCGGTGGCCTGGCGGCGCGCCGTGCGCGACCTGGTCGGCTCGGGCGAGGGGATCTTCGGGCTGGTGGACGCCTACCCGCCGGCCGTCCCGGGCGCGCGGCCCGCGGCGCTGCAGGCGCTCGAGCGCCAGGCCCTCGACTGGCGCTGGCGGCTGCGCGACCGGGCCGACCGGCTGCGCCGCATCCACGGCGACTTCCACCCCTTCAACCTGCTCTTCGACGCGGGGCTCGGGCTCACCGTGCTCGACGCCAGCCGCGGCGCCGCCGGCGACCCGGCCGACGACGTCACCGCCCTGTCCGTCAACTACCTGTTCTTCGCCCTGCAGGCGCCGGGGCGCTGGCGCCGCGGCTTCGCGCCGCTCTGGACGGCCTTCTGGGAGACCTACCTGAGCCACGCCGGCGAGGCGGTGCTGGAGGCGGCGCCGCCCTTCCTGGCCTGGCGCGCCCTGGTGCTCTGCTGCCCGCGCTTCTACCCGGACCTGCCCGCCACCACCCGCGAGGCCCTGCTGGCCTGGGCCGGCCGCGTGGCGGCGCGCGACCGCTTCGACCCGGCGCTGGCGGCGGAGCTCTTCCCGTGA
- a CDS encoding adenylyl-sulfate kinase: MRRGRAAPAGPARRGAVAWLTGLPSSGKSTLGRRLAARLRAAGRPAALLDSDALRAALGRPAGRGPAERAAFYRALARLAALLARQGLLVVVAATASRRAFRARARALAPAFLEVHLATPEATCRRRDPKGLYAGAAAGRVRGLPGAGAAYQPPLRPDVTARGGRDAAALEAALAGLVSLADRAGAAQPARRTGTRRRPKRPGAASKRPARVRPQAWQRPSGVSR; this comes from the coding sequence GTGAGGCGCGGCCGCGCGGCGCCGGCCGGACCGGCGCGGCGCGGCGCCGTGGCCTGGCTCACCGGGCTGCCGTCGTCGGGCAAGAGCACCCTGGGCCGCCGGCTGGCGGCGCGGCTCAGGGCGGCGGGCCGTCCCGCGGCGCTGCTCGACTCCGACGCGCTGCGGGCCGCGCTGGGGCGTCCGGCCGGGCGGGGCCCCGCCGAGCGGGCCGCCTTCTACCGCGCGCTGGCGCGGCTGGCGGCGCTGCTGGCGCGCCAGGGGCTCCTGGTGGTGGTGGCCGCCACCGCCAGCCGGCGCGCCTTCCGGGCCCGGGCCCGCGCGCTGGCCCCGGCCTTCCTGGAGGTCCACCTGGCCACCCCGGAGGCCACCTGCCGCCGCCGCGATCCCAAGGGGCTGTACGCCGGGGCCGCCGCCGGCCGGGTGCGCGGCCTCCCCGGCGCGGGGGCGGCCTACCAGCCCCCGCTCCGGCCCGACGTCACCGCCCGCGGCGGCCGCGACGCCGCGGCCCTCGAGGCGGCGCTGGCCGGGCTGGTGTCGCTGGCCGACCGCGCCGGCGCCGCTCAGCCCGCCAGGCGCACCGGGACGCGCCGCCGCCCGAAGCGGCCGGGGGCGGCGTCGAAGCGGCCGGCCAGGGTCCGGCCGCAGGCCTGGCAGCGCCCCTCCGGCGTCAGCCGGTAG
- a CDS encoding S9 family peptidase: MTTSLLLALALLATPAPAGPAAAGRRPFSLDDLLSLERVGEVDLSPDGALLAYTLARVLPDESGLRAALWLVPAAGGAPRRLTHGEGSVRAPRFSPDGRTLAFVATRGGSPQISLLPLDGGEAAPAPLVPGGVADFRFAPDGALLVLAEVDPACGADLACNQRATAAAAGRPYRAGRLLFRHWDEWRTRLRVHLLRVPLDGGAAVDLTPGDRDAPPAHRGGLSDVATSPDGRTVLYAAITDPVEATSTNADLYAVPAAGGPARQLTRAPGWDGAPRPSPDGRRLAWLRMPRPGFEADRRHVMVAAADGSGERDLTADLDVSADELWWTADGRALRFSSVEAGRSAIWQVPAGGGTATQLLASKVHLAALRPGRDGRRLAALLDSLDHPAEVALVEACPQEAARLCARPLTRTSAAVLDRVEMGAWRPLEATSPDGAAVHGWLLTPPGHRPGQRHPTVVLVHGGPQGAWSDAWSYRWNPQLYAARGWTVVLPNPRGSTGHGQAYTDAVSGDWGGAPYQDIMALTDAAVASGEADGARACAAGASYGGYMVNWINGQTDRFRCLVSHAGTFDTVSASFDTEELWFTDWDLGRGKAPWQDPAAYERWSPRAFVARWRTPTLVTHGELDYRVTVTQGLSTFTALQRRGIESRLLVFPDENHWILKPRNARIFHEEVLGWIERHLGAPKSP; this comes from the coding sequence ATGACCACCTCGCTCCTGCTGGCGCTGGCGCTCCTGGCCACGCCCGCCCCGGCCGGCCCGGCCGCGGCCGGCCGCCGCCCCTTCTCCCTCGACGACCTGCTCTCGCTGGAGCGGGTCGGCGAGGTGGACCTCTCCCCCGACGGCGCCCTGCTGGCCTACACCCTGGCCCGCGTCCTGCCCGACGAGTCCGGCCTGCGCGCCGCGCTCTGGCTGGTGCCGGCCGCGGGCGGCGCGCCGCGCCGGCTCACGCACGGCGAGGGCTCGGTGCGCGCCCCGCGCTTCTCCCCCGACGGCCGGACCCTGGCCTTCGTCGCCACCCGCGGCGGCAGCCCGCAGATCTCCCTGCTCCCGCTCGACGGCGGCGAGGCGGCCCCGGCGCCGCTCGTGCCGGGCGGGGTGGCCGACTTCCGCTTCGCCCCCGACGGCGCGCTGCTGGTGCTGGCCGAGGTGGACCCGGCCTGCGGCGCCGATCTGGCCTGCAACCAGCGCGCGACCGCGGCCGCCGCGGGCCGGCCCTACCGCGCCGGTCGCCTCCTCTTCCGCCACTGGGACGAGTGGCGCACCCGGCTGCGCGTCCACCTGCTGCGGGTGCCGCTCGACGGCGGGGCCGCCGTGGACCTCACGCCCGGCGACCGCGACGCGCCGCCGGCCCACCGCGGCGGCCTCTCCGACGTGGCCACCTCGCCCGACGGGCGCACCGTCCTCTACGCCGCCATCACCGACCCGGTGGAGGCCACCTCCACCAACGCCGACCTGTACGCCGTGCCCGCCGCCGGCGGCCCGGCCCGCCAGCTGACCCGGGCGCCCGGCTGGGACGGCGCGCCGCGCCCCTCCCCGGACGGCCGCCGCCTGGCTTGGCTGCGGATGCCGCGCCCGGGCTTCGAGGCCGACCGGCGCCACGTCATGGTGGCCGCCGCCGACGGCAGCGGCGAGCGCGACCTGACCGCCGACCTGGACGTCTCGGCCGACGAGCTGTGGTGGACCGCCGACGGGCGGGCGCTGCGCTTCAGCTCGGTGGAGGCCGGCCGCAGCGCCATCTGGCAGGTGCCGGCCGGCGGCGGCACGGCCACCCAGCTGCTGGCCTCGAAGGTCCACCTGGCGGCGCTCAGGCCCGGGCGCGACGGCCGGCGGCTGGCGGCGCTGCTGGACTCGCTCGACCACCCGGCCGAGGTGGCGCTGGTGGAGGCCTGCCCGCAGGAGGCCGCACGCCTCTGCGCCAGGCCGCTCACCCGCACCTCGGCCGCGGTGCTCGATCGCGTGGAGATGGGCGCCTGGCGCCCGCTCGAGGCCACCTCGCCGGACGGCGCCGCGGTCCACGGCTGGCTGCTCACCCCGCCCGGCCACCGCCCCGGGCAGCGCCACCCCACCGTGGTGCTGGTGCACGGCGGGCCGCAGGGGGCCTGGAGCGACGCCTGGAGCTACCGCTGGAACCCGCAGCTCTACGCGGCCCGCGGCTGGACGGTGGTGCTGCCCAACCCGCGCGGCTCCACCGGCCACGGCCAGGCCTACACCGACGCGGTGAGCGGCGACTGGGGCGGGGCGCCCTACCAGGACATCATGGCCCTGACCGACGCCGCCGTCGCGTCGGGCGAGGCGGACGGGGCCCGCGCCTGCGCCGCCGGCGCCAGCTACGGCGGCTACATGGTCAACTGGATCAACGGCCAGACCGACCGCTTCCGCTGCCTGGTGAGCCACGCCGGCACCTTCGACACCGTGAGCGCCTCCTTCGACACGGAGGAGCTCTGGTTCACCGACTGGGACCTGGGGCGCGGCAAGGCCCCGTGGCAGGACCCGGCCGCCTACGAGCGCTGGTCGCCGCGGGCCTTCGTGGCGCGCTGGCGGACCCCCACCCTCGTGACCCATGGTGAACTGGACTACCGGGTGACGGTGACGCAGGGGCTCTCGACCTTCACCGCCCTGCAGCGGCGCGGGATCGAGTCGCGCCTGCTGGTCTTCCCGGACGAGAACCACTGGATCCTCAAGCCGCGCAACGCCCGGATCTTCCACGAGGAGGTGCTCGGCTGGATCGAGCGCCACCTCGGGGCCCCCAAGTCCCCCTGA
- the amrB gene encoding AmmeMemoRadiSam system protein B — protein MAGTFYLRDAAALRAEVSRLLAAAPAPGPSRPKALVVPHAGHVYSGAVAATAYAQLRAPGPPVERVVLLGPSHTTSHAGLALPDVARFRTPLGEVPVDAAGVAQALALPQVTVSGEAHLREHALEVQLPFLQVALGAFSLVPLTVGHCSAEDVAEVLHALWGGEETLVVCSTDLSHFLAYGEACLLDRRTAAQVLALDAAGLGREQACGRTPLAGLLLEARRRHLAASLLDLRNSGDACGDMERVVGYGAFALHAPRPAPDRTPAPAPGAGPAAHHRAGVVTGLARAAVASLYGGPPPALPAGEPWLEERRACFVSLHHHGQLRGCIGALEPRATLFQEVVSCARAAAIRDPRFDPVEVGELPGLDFEVSVLSPVEPLPARDEAEALARLRPGVDGVVLEAEGRSATFIPAMWEQLPDPRDFLRHLRGKAGLPETWVPGTRLSRFTAARYQEPR, from the coding sequence GTGGCGGGCACCTTCTACCTGCGGGACGCGGCGGCGCTGCGAGCCGAGGTGTCCCGCCTGCTGGCGGCCGCGCCGGCGCCGGGCCCCTCCCGGCCCAAGGCGCTGGTGGTGCCGCACGCCGGCCACGTCTACTCGGGGGCGGTGGCGGCCACCGCCTACGCCCAGCTCCGCGCGCCGGGCCCGCCGGTGGAGCGGGTGGTGCTGCTCGGGCCGTCCCACACCACCAGCCACGCCGGCCTGGCGCTGCCGGACGTCGCGCGCTTCCGCACCCCGCTCGGCGAGGTCCCGGTGGACGCCGCCGGGGTGGCGCAGGCCCTGGCGCTCCCGCAGGTGACGGTGAGCGGGGAGGCCCACCTGCGCGAGCACGCGCTCGAGGTGCAGCTCCCCTTCCTGCAGGTGGCGCTGGGCGCCTTCTCGCTCGTGCCGCTGACGGTGGGCCACTGCTCGGCCGAGGACGTGGCCGAGGTGCTGCACGCCCTGTGGGGAGGGGAGGAGACCCTGGTGGTCTGCTCCACCGACCTGTCGCACTTCCTGGCCTACGGCGAGGCCTGCCTCCTCGATCGGCGCACCGCCGCCCAGGTGCTGGCGCTGGACGCCGCCGGGCTGGGGCGCGAGCAGGCCTGCGGCCGGACCCCGCTGGCCGGCCTGCTGCTCGAGGCCCGGCGGCGCCACCTGGCCGCCTCCCTGCTCGACCTGCGCAACTCGGGCGACGCCTGCGGCGACATGGAGCGGGTGGTGGGCTACGGGGCCTTCGCCCTGCACGCGCCGCGGCCGGCGCCGGACCGGACGCCCGCGCCGGCGCCGGGCGCGGGGCCGGCGGCGCACCACCGGGCCGGCGTGGTCACCGGCCTGGCGCGCGCCGCGGTGGCCAGCCTCTACGGCGGGCCGCCCCCGGCGCTCCCGGCCGGCGAGCCCTGGCTGGAAGAGCGCCGGGCCTGCTTCGTCAGCCTGCACCACCACGGCCAGCTGCGCGGCTGCATCGGCGCCCTCGAGCCGCGCGCCACGCTCTTCCAGGAGGTGGTCTCCTGTGCCCGCGCCGCCGCCATCCGCGACCCGCGCTTCGACCCGGTGGAGGTCGGCGAGCTGCCCGGCCTGGACTTCGAGGTCTCGGTGCTGTCGCCGGTGGAGCCGCTGCCGGCGCGGGACGAGGCCGAGGCCCTGGCGCGGCTCCGCCCGGGGGTGGACGGGGTGGTGCTGGAGGCGGAGGGGCGCAGCGCCACCTTCATCCCGGCCATGTGGGAGCAGCTGCCCGACCCGCGCGACTTCCTGCGCCACCTGCGGGGCAAGGCCGGGCTGCCGGAGACCTGGGTGCCCGGGACGCGCCTCTCCCGCTTCACCGCCGCGCGGTACCAGGAGCCGCGGTGA